A single window of Girardinichthys multiradiatus isolate DD_20200921_A chromosome 15, DD_fGirMul_XY1, whole genome shotgun sequence DNA harbors:
- the gpr31 gene encoding hydroxycarboxylic acid receptor 2 yields the protein MSNSSTTLTLDTCDTPNNTYMYEVLSGVMAVEFILGLPLNLSVLYIFIFRFKFWKNNSVFLFNIVVADFLLVACLPVKIHQYQNNLRRSKDSTVCTMMLFMLFLNRGASIAFLITLSLDRYFSVVHLGRKNCVNVFKKSPLISGIIWVFLLPLTIPTMVSTFDCCNSYGRVQTTLSETLTDTFREIVFFSQIIIPFIILIYCTARIVSRLRRKTVGEKAKLRKAVFAVLSVAIVFSICFLPCTIARAVLLITRVKEWAPMEVVAVQVYDALMVLSYADCLLDPLVYCFCHSGFKNAYISTFFPSFLKKRLLKPVSGTPPATTTTTIISGAKRIS from the exons ATGTCTAACTCTTCAACAACTTTAACACTTGACACCTGCGATACCCCAAATAATACATACATGTACGAAGTCCTCTCCGGGGTGATGGCTGTAGAATTCATTCTGGGACTTCCTCTGAATCTCTCTGTGCTCTACATCTTCATCTTCAG GTTCAAATTCTGGAAGAACAACAGCGTgttcctcttcaacattgtggtCGCTGATTTTCTGCTGGTGGCCTGTCTTCCTGTGAAGATTCACCAATatcagaacaacctgaggcgtAGCAAGGATTCCACAGTTTGTACCATGATGCTCTTCATGCTGTTTCTCAATCGAGGGGCCAGCATTGCCTTCCTCATCACCCTGTCCCTGGACCGCTACTTCAGCGTGGTCCATCTTGGCAGGAAAAACTGCGTGAATGTGTTTAAGAAGTCTCCACTGATCTCTGGGATTATATGGGTGTTCTTACTGCCACTCACCATCCCCACGATGGTGAGCACCTTTGATTGCTGCAATAGCTATGGCCGAGTTCAGACCACATTGAGTGAAACTTTGACGGACACCTTCAGAGAG ATCGTCTTCTTCTCTCAAATCATCATTCCCTTCATCATCCTCATTTACTGCACTGCTCGTATTGTCAGTCGACTGAGAAGGAAGACGGTTGGGGAGAAGGCCAAACTGAGGAAAGCTGTGTTTGCAGTTCTGTCTGTCGCCATAGTCTTCTCCATCTGCTTCCTGCCCTGCACAATTGCCCGAGCGGTGCTGCTGATCACTCGGGTGAAAGAGTGGGCGCCAATGGAAGTTGTAGCAGTCCAGGTGTACGACGCTCTCATGGTTTTGTCCTACGCCGACTGCTTGCTGGACCCACTGGTTTACTGCTTTTGCCACTCTGGGTTTAAGAATGCTTACATCTCTACTTTCTTCCCTTCGTTTCTCAAGAAGAGACTGCTGAAGCCGGTCTCTGGCACACCCCCTGCTACAACTACAACAACTATAATCTCAGGAGCTAAAAGGATTTCTTAG